A region from the Cannabis sativa cultivar Pink pepper isolate KNU-18-1 chromosome 9, ASM2916894v1, whole genome shotgun sequence genome encodes:
- the LOC115722660 gene encoding uncharacterized protein LOC115722660, producing MGKGSLIIYITIALAVLLLVSRAPRKSSSHHRHRRLKLRSNFTFAPPTLPHHQQQHSAAAHHEPVPFDPLVADLERRREDREWEKQYIEHTHPELAHHEPAPGEEYMNAEDYLNDEEKFNVTNRLLVLFPKVDVDPVDGFVTLDELTEWNLKQTQTEVLHRTKREMELHDKNHDGLVSFAEYDPPSWARNTDNGSFGYEMGWWKEEHFNASDADGDGLLNITEFNDFLHPADSKNSKLLQWLCKEEVRERDTDKDGKVNFKEFFHGLFDMVRNYDDESHNVTHHSDDDSMEAPAKVLFAQLDKDGDGYVSDIELLPVIGKLHPSERYYAKQQADYVLTQADTDKDGRLTLTEMIENPYVFYSAIFNDDEDDYEYHDEFR from the exons ATGGGTAAAGGGTCTTTGATCATATACATAACCATAGCATTGGCGGTGCTCTTGCTGGTTTCTCGAGCTCCAAGGAAATCCTCCTCCCACCACCGCCATCGCCGCCTCAAACTCCGCTCCAATTTCACATTCGCTCCTCCCACTCTTCCCCACCACCAACAACAGCATTCTGCTGCTGCCCACCACGAGCCCGTTCCCTTTGATCCCCTCGTAGCCGACCTCGAGCGCCGCCGTGAGGACAGGGAGTGGGAGAAGCAGTACATCGAGCATACTCACCCGGAATTAGCTCACCACGAGCCTGCCCCGGGGGAGGAGTACATGAACGCCGAGGACTACTTAAACGATGAGGAGAAGTTCAATGTGACCAATCGGTTGTTGGTCTTGTTCCCCAAGGTGGATGTGGACCCTGTGGATGGGTTCGTTACCCTCGACGAGTTGACTGAGTGGAACCTCAAGCAGACCCAGACTGAAGTGTTGCATAGGACCAAGAGGGAAATGGAGCTTCATGACAAGAACCATGATGGGCTTGTTTCTTTTGCTGAGTATGATCCCCCCAGCTGGGCTCGCAATACAG ATAATGGCTCTTTCGGCTATGAAATGGGTTGGTGGAAAGAAGAGCATTTTAATGCATCAGATGCAGATGGTGATGGTCTTTTAAATATTACAGAGTTCAATGA CTTTCTGCACCCAGCTGACAGCAAGAATTCAAAGTTACTTCAATGGTTGTGCAAGGAGGAAGTAAG AGAAAGAGATACTGATAAAGATGGAAAGGTTAACTTCAAAGAATTTTTCCACGGGCTCTTTGATATGGTGAGAAACTATGACGACGAAAGTCATAACGTTACACATCATTCCGATGATGATTCAATGGAGGCCCCAGCTAAAGTATTGTTTGCTCAACTTGACAAAGATGGTGATGG aTATGTGTCAGACATAGAGTTGCTACCTGTTATTGGGAAGCTACATCCATCAGAACGTTATTATGCAAAACAGCAAGCAGATTACGTGTTAACTCAG GCAGATACTGATAAAGATGGGCGCCTGACTTTGACAGAGATGATTGAGAACCCTTATGTTTTCTACAGTGCTATTTTCAACGACGATGAAGATGACTATGAGTATCATGACGAGTTCCGTTAA